A segment of the Streptomyces sp. Tu 2975 genome:
AGCAGATGGAGATGTCCATCGCCGTGATGACCAGCTCGACGACCTTGGTGAAGCGCTCGACGTCGAAGGACTGGTTGCCCTTGCCGTCGTCCTTCAGGAACTTCATCAGGTTCAGCGAGGCCAGGTTGCACGAGGTGTTGTCCAGGTGCATGTACTCACTGCACGGGTTCGAGCCGTTGATGCGGCCGGACTCGGGGCAGGTGTGCCAGTGGTTGATCGTGTCGTCGTACTGGATGCCCGGGTCTGCACAGGCCCAGGCGGCCTCTGCCATCTTGCGGAAGAGCGACTTGGCGTCGACCTCCTCGATGACATCGCCGGTCATCCGGGCGCGCAGGCCGAACTTGCCGCCTGTCTCCACGGCCTTCATGAACTCGTCGTTCACGCGGACGGAGTTGTTGGCGTTCTGGTACTGGACCGACGTGATGTCGTCGCCGCCCAGGTCCATGTCGAAGCCCGCGTCACGCAGGGCGCGGATCTTCTCCTCTTCCTTCACCTTGGTCTCGATGAAGTTCTCGATGTCGGGGTGGTCGACATCGAGGATGACCATCTTCGCCGCGCGGCGGGTGGCACCGCCCGACTTGATCGTTCCTGCGGACGCGTCGGCGCCGCGCATGAAGGAGACCGGGCCGGAGGCGTTGCCACCGGAGGACAGCAGTTCCTTAGAGGAACGGATACGGGAGAGGTTCAGGCCGGCGCCGGAGCCGCCCTTGAAGATCATGCCCTCTTCCTTGTACCAGTCGAGGATCGACTCCATGGAGTCGTCGACGGACAGGATGAAGCAGGCGGAGACCTGCTGCGGCTGAGGCGTACCGACGTTGAACCACACCGGCGAGTTGAAGCTGAAGATCTGGTGCAGGAGGGCGTACGCCAGCTCGTGCTCGAAGATCTCGGCATCGGCGGGCGAGGCGAAGTAGTTGTAGTCCTCACCGGCCTTGCGGTAGGTCTTCACGATCCGGTCGATGAGCTGCTTGAGACCCGTCTCGCGCTGCGGGGTGCCGACAGCCCCGCGGAAGTACTTGCTGGTGACGATGTTGACCGCGTTCACCGACCAGAAGTCGGGGAACTCGACGCCACGCTGCTCGAAGTTCACCGAGCCGTCACGCCAGTTGGTCATGACGACGTCACGGCGCTCCCAGACCACCTCGTCGTACGGGTGCACGCCGGGGGTGGTGTGGACGCGCTCGATACGCAGGCCCTTGCTCGCCTTGGATCCCTTGGCTCGGGACCCTCGTGCCGGGCCGCTCGTCGTCTCGGTCATGCCGCCTCCCATATACGGGCAAAAACGCCCTGAAGTGCCCAGATCTTCCCGGGGCACGGTTTGTGTCTGTTGCCCTGGCGCCACGCACAGCACCCACGAGCAGGTCATTTGCCGCCTGAGCCGGCCGACGGACCCTTCACGGGGCCCTCGCCGTCCGGCCTCTGCCGTCAGTCGGCGGCGGTGGCGGGAACGGGGACCTCTGCGGCCCCGCGACTCCCGCCTTCCTCAGCAGGAGGCCGCCCGTCGCGGAGCTCCGCAATGGCAGCCTCGAAGTCTTCGAGTGAGTCGAACGCCCGGTAGACGGACGCGAAGCGCAGGTAGGCGACGAGGTCGAGCTCCTGCAGCGGGCCCAGTATGGCCAGCCCTACGTCATGGGTGGTCAGCTCGGCACTGCCGGTGGCGCGCACCGCCTCCTCGACCCGCTGCCCGAGCTGGGCGAGAGCGTCCTCGGTGACCGGCCGACCTTGGCACGCCTTGCGCACGCCGGAGATGACCTTGGTGCGGCTGAAGGGCTCGGTCACGCCACTGCGCTTGATCACCATGAGCGATGCGGTCTCGACCGTTGTGAAGCGGCGGGCGCAGTCCGGACACTGCCGGCGCCGCCGGATCGCCGTTCCGTCGTCGGTGGTGCGACTGTCGACGACTCGACTGTCGGGATGCCTGCAGAAAGGACAGTGCATGGCCCCCAACCCCTCCTTCACAGCACGACCGAATAGCCTCTGCGGGCCGGATCCCAGCCCTTCGAAGCAGCCCCAAGCATAGGCGATGCCCTCGGCCTCGGAGCACCGGGGACACAACTTCTGGGTGGCTAACCCAATCCAACCACTAGATCTGGGGGTTCGGCACACACACAGGTCGCTACGCGTGTCGCGCCGGACATCGCCGCATGAAGCCAATTGGAGCTTTGCCGCACAGCCTGTATCGACCCCTGCACAGTCAGCGCGGGGCAGCACGACCGGTGACGGAAAAGGCGACACAGGCGCACCGCATCCCGGCTTCGGGACGGCGGGAATGGGAGGATGCGACGGTCTCGACGGACCCCGCTCCGGCTGCCGCCGACGGCGAAGGCTACCGTGATGACACCGCAACGGCTCACCGCTCCAGGTTCGATCGTTCGCACATACACCCAGCAGAATGCCCAGGTAAGGCAATCTGCAATTTTTCACTCGAACGTGTGTTTGGCGCAACCTTTCGAAAGCAACTACCGTTGTCAAACTAGGGAGACCATTCGAGAGGGGCCGACGTGACCACCACCGCCGACAGTGCCACCATCACTGCCCAGGACCGCTCACAGAGCCGATTCGAGCCGGTGCAAGCCATGAATGACACAGGCACGACCCCGGAGGGGCCCAAGCCCGGGCGCTCACTGCCCGGGCGACCTCCTGGCATCAGGGCGGACAGCTCCGGCCTCACGGACAGGCAGCGGCGCGTCATCGAGGTGATCCGCGACTCCGTCCAGCGACGGGGCTACCCGCCGTCGATGCGTGAGATCGGCCAGGCGGTCGGACTCTCGAGCACGTCTTCGGTGGCGCACCAGCTCATGGCCCTGGAGCGCAAGGGGTTCCTGCGCAGGGACCCGCACCGCCCCCGGGCGTACGAGGTCCGCGGCTCCGACCAGCCCAGCACCCAGCCCACGGACACCACCGGCAAGCCCGCCGCCTCTTATGTCCCCCTTGTCGGCCGCATCGCGGCCGGTGGCCCCATCCTCGCCGAGGAATCCGTCGAGGACGTCTTCCCCCTCCCCCGGCAGCTGGTCGGCGACGGTGAGCTCTTCGTACTGAAGGTCGTCGGAGACTCGATGATCGAAGCTGCGATCTGCGACGGGGACTGGGTGACCGTACGACGCCAGCCCGTGGCGGAGAACGGCGACATCGTGGCAGCCATGCTCGACGGCGAGGCCACGGTCAAGCGCTTCAAGCGGGAGAACGGCCACGTCTGGCTCCTCCCCCACAACGCCGCTTACCAGCCCATCCCCGGCGACGAGGCGACCATCCTGGGCAAGGTGGTGGCGGTGCTGCGACGGGTGTGACCGCACCCGCCGGCTCCCAGACCGGACCCCGGGACCCACTGCGCCGGTCCCGGGGTCCTGCTCGTGTCCGCGAGCAGGACCCCTTCGGCCCTACTTCCCCTCCTGCTTCGCCACCGCGTCGATGGCGGCGAGTGAGCGGCGTACCTGATTGCGATCCGTCGTGTACCAGAAGTCGGGCAACGAGGCGCGCAGGTAACTGCCGTACCGGGCGTTCGCCAGCCGCGGATCGAGCACCGCGACCACGCCCCGGTCTCCTGTGGCACGCACCAGCCGGCCCGCGCCCTGAGCCATCAGCAGCGCGGCGTGGGTCGCCGCCACAGCCATGAACCCGTTGCCACCCGCCTCTTCGACCGCTTTCTGGCGGGCGCTCATCAGCGGATCGTCCGGGCGTGGGAACGGAATCCGGTCCATGACGACGAGCTGACAGCCGGATCCGGGCACATCGACGCCCTGCCAGAGCGAGAGCGTGCCGAACAGACATGTCTCCGCGTCCCCGGCGAATGTCTTGATCAACTCACCGAGAGTCTCCTCGCCCTGCAGGAGGATCGGCTTGTCGAGGCGGCCGCGGAGCTCCTCCGCCGCCGCCTGGGCGGCCCGCATCGAGGAGAAGAGACCGAGCGTGCGCCCTCCGGCGGCCTCCACCAGCTCGGCGAGCTCGTCCATCATGTCGCCCCGGGACCCTTCGCGTCCCGGAGTGGCGAGATGGCGTGCGACGTAGAGGATGCCCTGCTTCGGATAGTCGAAAGGCGACCCGACGTCGAGCCCCTTCCACTGCGGCACGTCCTCTCCCCCGCTGCCCTCAGGGGCGAGGCCCAGGGAGGCCCCGACGCCGTTGAAGTCCCCACCGAGTTTGAGCGTGGCGGAGGTCAGCACCACCGAGCGCTCGGAGAAGAGCTTCTCCCGCAGCAGCCCTGAGACGGAGAGCGGCGCCACCCGCAGGGACGCGCCGAAACGGTCGTGCCGTTCGTACCAGACCACGTCGTACTCCGAGCCGTGGCTGATCCGCTCGGCGACGGCGTGGACATTCTCGACGGCGGCCAGGGCCTGCTTGCGCACGGCGTTCTCGTCCTGGACCGACTTGTCCCTGGTGGCTCCGATCGCGGTGATCACGGTGCGGGCCGCGTCCCTCAGCGCCATCAGCGCATAGCCGAGATCCTCCGGGATCTCCTCGAGCCGCCCTGGGAGAGCCAGCTCCATGAGTTTCTCGAACGACTCTGCGGCGGTTTGGAGAGCGTCCGCCGCCTTCTCGTTGACGAGTTTGGCTGCACGGCGCACGGCGCGGTTGACCTGGCCGGGGGTGAGCTCGCCGGTGGCGACCCCGGTGACGCGGGAGACCAGCTCATGCGCCTCGTCGACGATCAGCACCTCGTGCTGGGGCAGCACCGGCGCGCCTTCGATGGCATCGATCGCGAGAAGTGCGTGGTTGGTGACGACGACGTCCGCGAGCTTGGCCCGCTCACGCGCCATCTCCGCGAAGCACTCCGCGCCGTACGCGCACTTGGAGGCTCCCAAGCATTCGCGCGACGAGACGGAGAGCTGGTTCCAGGCCCGGTCGGAGACGCCCGGGGTCAGGTCGTCCCTGTCACCCGTCTCCGTCTCGTCGGCCCAGTCCCGCATGCGGAGCAGGTCCTTGCCGAGCTTGCTCGTGGGTGCCGCCGCCTCGAACTGGTCGAAGAGACCCTCCTCGTCGTCCTGCGGCATGCCCTCGTGCAGGCGG
Coding sequences within it:
- the nrdR gene encoding transcriptional regulator NrdR — protein: MHCPFCRHPDSRVVDSRTTDDGTAIRRRRQCPDCARRFTTVETASLMVIKRSGVTEPFSRTKVISGVRKACQGRPVTEDALAQLGQRVEEAVRATGSAELTTHDVGLAILGPLQELDLVAYLRFASVYRAFDSLEDFEAAIAELRDGRPPAEEGGSRGAAEVPVPATAAD
- the lexA gene encoding transcriptional repressor LexA, which produces MTTTADSATITAQDRSQSRFEPVQAMNDTGTTPEGPKPGRSLPGRPPGIRADSSGLTDRQRRVIEVIRDSVQRRGYPPSMREIGQAVGLSSTSSVAHQLMALERKGFLRRDPHRPRAYEVRGSDQPSTQPTDTTGKPAASYVPLVGRIAAGGPILAEESVEDVFPLPRQLVGDGELFVLKVVGDSMIEAAICDGDWVTVRRQPVAENGDIVAAMLDGEATVKRFKRENGHVWLLPHNAAYQPIPGDEATILGKVVAVLRRV
- a CDS encoding ATP-dependent DNA helicase, yielding MTKPSLPELLHAAVTAVGGVERPGQVTMAEAVAEAIDDDSHLLVQAGTGTGKSLGYLVPALAHGERVVVATATLALQRQLVERDLPRTVEALHPLLRRRPEFAMLKGRSNYLCLHRLHEGMPQDDEEGLFDQFEAAAPTSKLGKDLLRMRDWADETETGDRDDLTPGVSDRAWNQLSVSSRECLGASKCAYGAECFAEMARERAKLADVVVTNHALLAIDAIEGAPVLPQHEVLIVDEAHELVSRVTGVATGELTPGQVNRAVRRAAKLVNEKAADALQTAAESFEKLMELALPGRLEEIPEDLGYALMALRDAARTVITAIGATRDKSVQDENAVRKQALAAVENVHAVAERISHGSEYDVVWYERHDRFGASLRVAPLSVSGLLREKLFSERSVVLTSATLKLGGDFNGVGASLGLAPEGSGGEDVPQWKGLDVGSPFDYPKQGILYVARHLATPGREGSRGDMMDELAELVEAAGGRTLGLFSSMRAAQAAAEELRGRLDKPILLQGEETLGELIKTFAGDAETCLFGTLSLWQGVDVPGSGCQLVVMDRIPFPRPDDPLMSARQKAVEEAGGNGFMAVAATHAALLMAQGAGRLVRATGDRGVVAVLDPRLANARYGSYLRASLPDFWYTTDRNQVRRSLAAIDAVAKQEGK